Within Pseudomonadota bacterium, the genomic segment GCTCGTGCTGCAGGCGCGCCCGCGAGAGACCCGTCCGGCCGACCTGAACTGAAATCGCCGCCGGAGGATGGCGGTCTGACGCGAGAGCCCAGAACGAAGCAGCGCGAGGGGGGTTCCTCGCGCTGCTTCGTTCTGGGAAGATCGCAGACCGTTTCAGACCGTCTGGAGGCGAGGCCCGAAGTTCTCGGTGTAGCGGTGGTCGAACTCCTCGAGGGTGTACGAGTGGTTCTGTGTGCCGAGCAGCTCGATGGCATAGGCGGATGCCACGCTTCCCATGCGACCGCAGACTTCGAGGGGCAGCCCCTGGAGCAGGCCCGCGAGGAAGCCCCCGCGGTAGGCATCTCCAGCACCTGTCGGGTCGGTGACGGCTTTCGGTCTTGCCGCAGGCACGCTTACGTGCTGGCCGTCGCGGGTGTGGATCTCGCTGCCCTTCTCCCCGTAGGTCACCACGATCATCTGCACGTCTTCCGCGAGGAGCTGCTCGCGGGTGCGGCCGGTCTTCTCACAGAACACCGCGAACTCGTAGTCGTTGAGGATGAGGGCGTACGCCCCCTTGGCGCTCTCGAGCAGGCGGTCACCGTCCATGGCCGTGACCTGGAACGAAGGGTCGAAGAAGATCTTCAGGCCGCGCTCGCGCGCTTCGCGGCAGTGGCGCACCATCGCGTCTGGCGCGTCGGGTGCCACGATGACCCAGGCGCAGTCAGGGTCGACGCTCTGGGCGAGGCTGATGGTGTGCGCCTTCGCCATGGCACCCGGATGAAACCCCGTGATCTGGTTGTTGGCGCGGTCGGTCGTGATGTGGCACGACGCCGTGGGGTTCTCGTCGAAGATGGTGACCCCGGAGGTGTCTACACCGTGCGAGCGCAGCCACATGTCATAGTCGGCAAAGTCACGCCCGGCTGCGGCCACCACACGTGGTGACTGGCCGAGAAGCGCAAGGGTGTAGGCGATGTTCGCGGCGCAGCCGCCTCGCTGCTTCTTCAGCTCGCCCACGAGGAAGGAGATGTTGATGACGTGCAGTTTGTCGGCGAGGATGTGATCCTTGAAGTTGCCGGGAAAATCCATGATGAGGTCGAAGGCGAGGGAGCCTGTGACGGCGATCTTGCCACCGCCAACCTGCGTGGGGTTCGACATGGGGGCCTCCTGGGGCTGAGCCTGTTGCTGTGTGATGGGGAGACGCACCGCTCGACTGACGTGGCGTCTGTACGGTCGCGGAGCGGCACAAGCGGCGGGGCTTCGACGCCTGATGCGCCCTTCCTGCGCAGGAGCACGGTTCAGCGGCGAGAATCGTCGGGTTCATGCTGCTGCTGGTCGACTACTCGAGCCTCCTCTACCGTGCCTATCACGCGACGCCCTCGAGCATCGCGGCGAACGGGGTTCATGGCTGCCTGGGCATGCTTGCCCGTGTCATCGCTGATCGCAGGCCGCGCGCGGTGGCCCTGGCCGTCGACGACGACTGGCGCCCCGCATTTCGTGCAGAGGTAATTCCCGCCTACAAGGCCCACCGCGTCGCGGATGAAGGTGACGCGGAGAGCGACCCCGTGCTCGAGCAGGAACCCGTGGGGCGTGCCGTGTTCGCGGCGCTCGGCCTGGCCGTGGTGGGCGCTGCAGGCTACGAGGCAGACGACGTCATCGCCACGCTCTGCGCCGCCGCTGACGAGCCGGTCGAGATCCTCTCGGGAGATCGCGATCTCTTCAGCCTGGTGCGAGATCCGGACGTACGGGCGCTCTACCCGGTGCGCGGCGTGAAGTCGCTCGAAGTCGTCGATGAGGCCTGGATCGCCCAGCGCTATGCAATCCCCGGTCGGGCCTACGGCGACTTCTCCCTGCTCAGGGGCGATCCGTCTGACGGCCTTCCCGGCGTACCCGGCATCGGCGAGAAGACCGCGGCTGCTCTAATGACACGGTACGGCTCTATCGATGCGATTCTCTGCGCGCCAGACCTTGCTCCGGGGATTCGAAGGCGTCTCGACGACGCTCGCGACTACCTCGAGGCGGCACGGCGCGTGGTGCTGCCGGTCTCGTCGGCTCCCCTGGGTCCGCATCTTCCACTCGCGCTGCCGGCAACTGTTTCAGACGCCGAGGCGCTCGCGCGCCTGGCCTCGCAGCACGGGCTCACAGGCGCGATTGCTCGCTTCCGGGGAATCCTGGGCATCTGATCCGGGACTGTCTCGACGGAAAAAGGCGCGGCCTCTCTAGGGGGCCTTCACGAAGATGACCCAGTCCGCCTCGTGCTCCCAACGAGGAACGTCAGCGCTGCCGAGGTCTTCCACCGCAACGATGCGAACCGTGGCAATGCGCTCTTTCGGCAGCCTTTCGCGCAGGCAGGTGTAGAGCCCCAGGTTCCCGTCAATATGGAACCCGCCGCTGATGTGGAGGACAAGGGGCGGATTGGGCCGCCTGCGCTCGAGGGCGTCGGCGATGGATTCAGCCATGGTGTCGTCCTTGAGGCACTGGGCCGCGAAGTAGCGGTCGAGGCGGTCTGCGCCGGCGTGGGCGTGCATCGTGTCATCGAACCGCTTGCGGTAGGGGCCGTCCGCGATTGTGGTGTGACGGGCGAAGAGCCACCGATGGTCGGCGGGAAGGGCGTCGAGAGCGCCCACGCCCTCAAGCGCCACCGCCGCCGCCAGGGGGCGCGGCACGTTGCTTGCCAGCACCGGGAGCTTGCGCGCGCGTGCGGTGTCGAGCAATGGCTTGTAGTCGCTGGTGAAGCTCGGCCACGGCCTCGCGTCGGCCATCAGCGCGGCATCGTCGATCTCGCCGTTGAGCCAGCGATCGAGCGTCACCTGAACGTCTCGCTCGAACATCTCCAATGCGAGCACGACGTGCGGACATCGCTGGGCCAGATCGTTGAGGAGCGCGTTCTCACAGGCGTGCGTTGCGGGGCTGTCGTGGGCCTCGCCCACGAGAACCGCGTTCTCCTTTGCGAGGTGCTCGAGCATCACGCTCCACGCAACGAAGCCGTGCTTCCAGCCGTCATAGACCCGCGTGCCGGCGGCTTGCGCCCATGAGTCGGCTGTCAGTGAGAGCGCCAGAATCGCCAGGGCGACGCCCATGCGGAGGAAGGAACCGCGTCGCTGTCGCCCCTCGCGCCGGGGGGCGGTCATCGCCCGCTCCACGAGGGCTTGCGCTTCTCGAGGAACGCGCGCATTCCCTCACGCGCGTCGTCGGCCAGCGCGTTCACGGTCATGACCTCGCTGGCGAGCGCGTAGGCGGCGGCTTCAGACACGTCGATCTGGGCGTGGAACGCACGTTTCCCGATGGCGATGGTGAGGGGGCTGGCTTCGGCGATGCGACGGGCCAGCTGCTTCGTCTCGGTGCGAAGCACCTCTGGTTCGACCACCATGTTCACGAGGCCCCAGTCCGAGGCGCGCTGCGCGTCGATGCTCTCGCCGGTCAGCAGCATCTGCATGGCTCTCTTTCGCCCGATCGCGCGGGACAGCGCCACGCTCGGCGTGGTGCAGAACAGCCCGATGCGCACTCCCGGCGTGGAAAAGGTCGCCTCCGTCGAGGCGACGGCGAGGTCACACGCAGCCACGAGCTGGCAGCCCGCGGCGGTTGCGACCCCCCCCACCTCGGCGATGACGGGACGCGGGTGGCTGGCGATGCGCGCCATCATGCGGCTGCAGGTCTCGAACAGCGCGCGCAGACCCGCGATGTCTGCCTCGAGCACCTCGCTCAGATCGTGCCCTGAGCAGAAGACCTTGCCTGCGGCCCGCAGAACGACGACGCGCACTTCTGTCGCGGTGGCGAGGTGATCGAGGCACGCGATCATCTCGCCCATCATGTCCAGCGAGAGCGCGTTACGGCGCTGTGTGCGGTTCATGGTCACCATCGCCACACCGCGCTCGATCTGACAGGTGATGCTCTCGTACGTCGTCATTCGCGGGTCTCCTCGAATCGTTCTGGTCCGTAAGCGTCGATCGTGAAGGAGCATGTTTGGTCGCACGCCAAACGCTCCTGCCATCCACGCTAGAATACCTGACGACAAGGAGACATACCTGTGAGCTCGATAGACCACGAGTCCGAGATCGATGCACAAGAGGAAGAGATCGACTTCGAGGACCTCCTCGCGCTCGACGCCATCGAACCCACCGACGCGGCCAAGATCGCCCGCGATATCACGGTGGCCTGGGTGCAAGGCAACAAGTACGAAGACAATCTGACCGAAGAAGAGGTCGCGATCTTCTTCAAGTCGATGTATCAGGCCGTGCGCTTCCCGACGCTCATCGAGGAAGATGACCTCGACGACGACGACGACGATGAGGCCGACGGCGACAGCGAGAAGCAGGGCTAGCACGACGGGCGCGGCGAGAGATCGCAGCGCCCGTCTTGTTCGCGGGACATCTCAGCGCTCAGGGATGTTTGTGTGCCTTCTGCGGTTCGCCGTGGAACGTCTTCCTCAGGTTCTCGACCACGCCGCCGGTCTCGGCGAAGCTGAAGCCCTGGTGCACGCGCTCAGCCCCTTCGGCAACCCGGTGGAGGCCGGAGGGCAGGCCCTTGACGTTCGCCATGCCGCCCAGCAGCATGCTTCCCGCGCCGATGGCCGCGGCAGTGACGTTCACCGCGTTCGGCTCGTGAACGGCTTCAGCCACGCCCCTGGCCACGTTGAACACGGTGAGCACCTTCGGCTGGGCCATGGAGGCCGCGTACTCGAGCGGAGAAGGGCCGATTCGCTGCCAGTGCGGTCTGGCCTGGTTTCCGAAGTTGCGCATGCCGTTCACCTCTGCGGCGAACGGATCGAGGGTGCACATGGCGTCGACGCTCTCCTGCGATCGACGGTGCGCGTCGGCCTCGGCTCTCGACATGGCGTTCGGGTCGGCAGGCCCGATGTAGGTCTCGTGACGGGGAGGCAGGTTGGGCTGCTTGATGCCCACGCCAGGAAGACTGGATTCCTGGCGGTTCACGGTGGGCAGTGAGACGCGGGTGGCGTCTGCAGGTACGGGCGTGTGGGGCAACGAGAAACGGCGTGCGCCAAGAGACATGGCATCCATGATGGCAACCTCTCCCTCACGGCGAGCGACGCGGCCCGTGTTCCGCACTCGGCGGGGGCGCGCGACGTCGCCTTTCTTGGCCTTTTTATCCCCCCCCCAGGCAGTTCCGTCTAGGGGTCTGGCAGAGAAGCTCTCGGTCGCGCTTCTCGAGGGCGTCGTGCGCGCGAGGCGCGGGCGTCTCCAGACACAGCGGGCGCGACGCAGGAGACCCGGCGCCGTGCGGAGCAATGCATCTCACCGTGAACACCACCACACCTCAGACGATCGGCTGGATCGTCACCGATCAGCCCATTCCACCGTCCCCGTCAGCCCTTCTCGCCAGCCTGCGCGCCAGAGGGGTGTGGAGCGACACCAGCACCACAGGCGAGGCCGGCCTCCTCTGGAGCACG encodes:
- a CDS encoding carbohydrate kinase family protein, with protein sequence MSNPTQVGGGKIAVTGSLAFDLIMDFPGNFKDHILADKLHVINISFLVGELKKQRGGCAANIAYTLALLGQSPRVVAAAGRDFADYDMWLRSHGVDTSGVTIFDENPTASCHITTDRANNQITGFHPGAMAKAHTISLAQSVDPDCAWVIVAPDAPDAMVRHCREARERGLKIFFDPSFQVTAMDGDRLLESAKGAYALILNDYEFAVFCEKTGRTREQLLAEDVQMIVVTYGEKGSEIHTRDGQHVSVPAARPKAVTDPTGAGDAYRGGFLAGLLQGLPLEVCGRMGSVASAYAIELLGTQNHSYTLEEFDHRYTENFGPRLQTV
- a CDS encoding 5'-3' exonuclease, translating into MLLLVDYSSLLYRAYHATPSSIAANGVHGCLGMLARVIADRRPRAVALAVDDDWRPAFRAEVIPAYKAHRVADEGDAESDPVLEQEPVGRAVFAALGLAVVGAAGYEADDVIATLCAAADEPVEILSGDRDLFSLVRDPDVRALYPVRGVKSLEVVDEAWIAQRYAIPGRAYGDFSLLRGDPSDGLPGVPGIGEKTAAALMTRYGSIDAILCAPDLAPGIRRRLDDARDYLEAARRVVLPVSSAPLGPHLPLALPATVSDAEALARLASQHGLTGAIARFRGILGI
- a CDS encoding enoyl-CoA hydratase; this encodes MTTYESITCQIERGVAMVTMNRTQRRNALSLDMMGEMIACLDHLATATEVRVVVLRAAGKVFCSGHDLSEVLEADIAGLRALFETCSRMMARIASHPRPVIAEVGGVATAAGCQLVAACDLAVASTEATFSTPGVRIGLFCTTPSVALSRAIGRKRAMQMLLTGESIDAQRASDWGLVNMVVEPEVLRTETKQLARRIAEASPLTIAIGKRAFHAQIDVSEAAAYALASEVMTVNALADDAREGMRAFLEKRKPSWSGR